TTTACTTTACTCGTTCTTTACTTCTTTAATTTAGACGAAGGATGCACCGTCGTTACTTGATTCGGACGAGAGATTTTTATCGTTCGGATGTGATATCAGTGACTTGCATTGTACTTGGGGGAATGAGGAACGATGCACGAAGACGTGCCGAAGAGCGATCGCCCCCCCTGAACGGATACCTTTATGAAGTCTTATGCGATACGGTAGTAAGCGTTGTAATCGAAAATCTTGCTTGCAGATGATTATACTTTGCTTTGTGAAGGTGATAATCTCCCTTGAAGAATCTTCCAACGCGCTTACCGATGAGGAATTATGAGGGCGATACGGCTTCAGCCGTTAGCTTTGCTATCGTATCATTCTCCCAGTGCAGCCCCAGTATTATCCGCGTTTGTCAGCACTACAGTGGCACAGGGAAAATGTGTTTGGGGAAGCTTGAAGTGTAGGACTGGGGGAATGCAAAGATGCAGTATGAAGAGCGATCGCCATTCGCGCAAAGTGCTATGACCCTACAGTGAAATGCTGATTTTATCCTGGTCAGAGGTGCTGTTACAAATATTAATAAAAATCAGAAAGCTTTATATATTACAATTTACAATTCTCCACGCGAGAGAAGAAAAATGAAAAATAGATAATATCATCAAAAAAATCTAAACAATCATCGGACTCTACACCCAATTGGAACATATAATAATAACCTGTTAGGACAGGGAGATGCCCATGGGGAGCAGTAGTATTAAATGTAACCTGTTCATCAATATTAATCCAGCTTTCTTTCACTCTCCACCCCACGCGATCGCCAAATTTTTTCCATGCTTCTTCATAGTATTTGCCGTCGGGTAACCCTCTGACTTCAAGGTAGATTTGTTTTTGAACGCTAAAGCCAAAGTGTCCATTGCTATATTTTACCCAAAGTTGGTCAATAGTGCGTAAGTCAGTGCAAGGAAAATTTTCGATATCTTCGACATCTAGCCAGCCTTCTTTTTCTCTATCAGTCACTTTAAGCATAACAGCGAGAGTTTCGTCATCTGCTTCTTTCCACTGTCCTGCTTTCAGGAAATCTTGGAGTTTGGTGTAGTCTATGTTGCGAT
This genomic interval from Scytonema hofmannii PCC 7110 contains the following:
- a CDS encoding GUN4 domain-containing protein, giving the protein MNGLMLMHSQAGTTKTKVMIDALAHYLGCADDVPLIRRVIQMEERAKNKAKADLKKLQEHYQLKDEDIALLFKEAEQLEDVKLRPQPAPPHDLSSDRNIDYTKLQDFLKAGQWKEADDETLAVMLKVTDREKEGWLDVEDIENFPCTDLRTIDQLWVKYSNGHFGFSVQKQIYLEVRGLPDGKYYEEAWKKFGDRVGWRVKESWINIDEQVTFNTTAPHGHLPVLTGYYYMFQLGVESDDCLDFFDDIIYFSFFFSRVENCKL